DNA sequence from the Chondrinema litorale genome:
AAGATGAAACTGGACTGGCTCCTTCGGGAATCGTTTTGCAGGAATTAAATACTATACTTAATAGAATTAGTGATATGCCAGTTAATGCTGATGCTTTATAGCTCATGTTGGTTGTGGTTAAGTTTATCTTATTAAAAGCGAATGCATCTTCCAGCCAAATATTAATAATATTGTGAAAGATGCATTCATTAATATTATATTAATCGTCACCTAAACGATCTTTTACATACTCAAGCTCCGTTTTACCATGTGGTTTAGGGCTACCATTTTCATCAACATTCACCATCACAATCTGATCAATTTTGATAATCGGCTTTCTTGTCATTTTGTTTCTTACCTCGCATCTCAATGTAAGTGAGGTTCTCCCCCATTTTACAGGTTCGATACCTATCTCAACAATATCATTTTGCCTTGCTGACGAAACAAACTCGATTGTCGACATAAATTTGGTTACTACATGGCTGTTTTCTAGCTGTATAATTGTGTACAAAGCGGCTTCCTCGTCTATCCAGGCGAGAAGTCGTCCACCAAAAAGGGTTTTATTAGGATTTAAATCTTCTGGCTTCACCCATTTACGGGTGTGGAATCTCATTTCACTCATTTAATTAATTTGTTGCTTTCAATTAATTAACCCCGCAAAATGGCATTTGTTCCATACATACC
Encoded proteins:
- a CDS encoding acyl-CoA thioesterase, producing MRFHTRKWVKPEDLNPNKTLFGGRLLAWIDEEAALYTIIQLENSHVVTKFMSTIEFVSSARQNDIVEIGIEPVKWGRTSLTLRCEVRNKMTRKPIIKIDQIVMVNVDENGSPKPHGKTELEYVKDRLGDD